The Cottoperca gobio chromosome 5, fCotGob3.1, whole genome shotgun sequence region AATCCAAGTACATTATTAGCTACATTATCTCAActtgaacatttgaaaagtaaaCCTATAGGTCAAGGATGCATCTGTCTGCTGAGATATTTAGAAATAGGAAGTTGTGGTAGGGTTATTGAGTAACAAAACACATACTTACTagtttttaaattgtttctTGTAACGTAATGCATGCAATTTATTCTGCTTCACCATTACAATGCACTCAATACAATCTATGTCATTTATTAACTCAGTGTTTATGGCATCGATATAAGTAACTCATTAATAGAGTTACAGACATGATGGTTCAAATAATAAGCAGGAAGTTAAACAGTCTAGGGGGAGGGGTTCTCTTTAGGAAACACCCAGATAACAAGACAAAGCAATCTATTGAAAGAGGATTCCTTGAGTCAATCTGTGGGCTCACAACTTGCCATACCAGAAGATAGTTGTGCGTTAGAATAGTTTGCTGATAAGATACCGATCCGTAAAACATCAAATTCTTTATTAGCCATTAATAAATTTGTTCTCAACAATTAAAAACCTTGTGTGGGTTAATACAAACTGGTATTGAACTTGTAATATTGGTGGTTTTTCACTCCACTTGTTCTAATTTTTAAATCTCTATTGTTAAATGTTTGCTGTTCACTTCCCTCTCAAAACATCATTATACATTCGTAATAAATGTCTATAGAGACATCATGCCATGTTAGACTTTATCAAGGTCACTCCTTGTATTGAACCGGTCTGCTTCCTCATCACACAATGACACAGTCTTCTGATCAACCCATGCAGGAGAACTGCAAGAATGAGGaaatcctcctctctctgaagTACATCCGTCCCGGAAATGGTTTCCAGCCAAAGATTCAGCTCCTGGAGAAAGTTGATGTGAACGGGAAAGATGCCCATCCTCTGTTTGTGTTCCTGAGGGAAAATCTCCCATTCCCCAGCGACGACCCAGTCGCCCTGATTAATGACCCCAAGTTAATCATGTGGAGCCCGGTCTGCAGGAACGACGTGGCCTGGAACTTCGAGAAGTTCCTCATCGGGTCAGATGGAGTGCCGTTTAAGCGCTACAGCAGGAAGTTCCTCACCAGCGCCATCGAGGGAGACATCAAGAAGCTCCTCAGCCAGGCAAAGTAAAGAAGCTGTCCTACAAAGTGTTGTACACCTCACAGCTTCCACTTGCACCAGCTTTTCAGCCACAATGTGTGTGACCTTCGGTTCACCTTTGGGCTCATAGTTTTTCCCTCCATAGCTTCTGTAGATGGTGTACGACACTATTCCAGACCACCTGTGCTCTCTTGTATACGATGATGGCTGTATTCTGTTCTTTTACTAAATGAAGGCATCCTCTGAAACCAACTCGTTGTGAGGAGGGTATCTGATGAAATGTAAAAGGCTGAATGTTTTCAGCTGCAATGTGTGCATGTAAAGCAAAGTTGTGTTTTAACAGGAccaataaatgtatattttcaaacatttgCCTCTCTGAAATTATGGTAACATTTTAGACCCTAATAATTTAGATTACccttaatatgttttaattcaaACTCCATGTTAAAGGCcaaatattataaaaaggtCCCATGAGAaaattctcctttttctttcatgcAACCTTCAAATGAAAAAGTTAGTGGGTGAAATGATCCATCCAGCACTTACATACTAATCCTGGGTTTGCAGTAAAAGTGTGATAACTACCTGTGCCGTCCCAGTGACTACAGGTATAGTTTCAccttttatattgtatttaatacGAGGGAGTGACATCGCAATTTCTTTGTATTGTTGTCTAGCATAGAAGTATGAAAGGTTTCTTATCAGAGTAGTTGTACACTAACAGAGTACAGATCATAGTTCATTTTGCTACCAGTCAGTATGAATGGTATGTAATTATAGTTGCATCACCTGCAATACAGTTATTACACAACTACCACTGACATTGAGCCAGCTATGTTAGAGTCCAAGCGTTGGTGTGGGCTattagagtatatatatatttatctttgtgcGTGTAATTATTCCAAACAAACCACCCTGTTGAGGCTTCCAGTCTTTATTGTACTTTGAATTCAAATAtttctcatttaaaacaaatactgtaGATATCGGCAATAAGATAAATATGAAGACAAGAATTTATACACCTATTTTCAATAGTGTGATTATTTACATCTCTTCGGTTATTTTTGAGTTTGAATTGCTGTCGTGGTTTAGGGGGGAAAACAAGATTCGCCGCATTTGGCAGCTGgattttgttttcaaagaaTTATCTAGGATTACAAATATGATGTAAAGCTTTTCTAAGCATAGgcttaaattattatatttaggtAGTTATCTCTGAATGACATAATGGGCAGGACCAACCAGCAAAAAGGGCACTTGGAGGCCCTTCATATCAACATGCTGTGATGCAACAAAGAAGTGCAGAATTTATGCCACAGAACAAGACTTAAGGGAATAGATCCATTAACTGCCATCTGGTTTCACTAGAGGAGCCTTGAGGCCGAGTATAAGTCAATGTATTTTATACTCCGTCACACTCATACAAGACACCTGTTATAACTGCTTCCTGGGATAATTGTGTGTCGGTAAAgaccacaaaaaaagaaaaaggggtggggggggggattcttCTCTTATGCTACCAACAGAGACAGCCTTATTCCTATGATCACTGGAAGGGAAACAAGTGGCTCCACATGCCTGCACTCTGTAGGAATGCTGTTAAGGTAATGCCGTCCTGACCCCATCTGATGACACATGTGAAGTCTTCCTAATGACAAGGAGCAAGTTCAAGTTTCATGAATAAAAGCACCACTTTCATACTAGTTTATTTTTGCTTCACTCAGTGTGCTTTGAAGATATCAAATAACATAGCCATTTCAATACAGAGCTGCATTAATGTACAAGACTAATAAAGGACAAGCCATTGCAGGTGAGCTAGGGGTCCAATCAGGCAGCAATCAAAATATTCTTATAAgacacattaaaatgatgtGGAAGTGTATGACAGACCATAACCCTTAATGCTAAGGCCAAATCATACAGTTCTGTCATGTCTAGATACACCAGAAGCAGGTAGATAATGTACTCATGGAGAATTCAAAGTGCCCCCTTTTTTAGTCAGGCTGCAGGAATCAAAAGGCCGCTTTTGCATTGAGattaaaaaattataattttttaaaagaaaagaaaagttggtAGCAGGATAAGACTCCTCTCATGAGTTTAGGGTCCGAGAGACAGCAGAGCCCATTCTGTGagtcaaaaagaaaatgatggcTGAATAAGAGCAAGGCCTATAAAACTGCTTCTGCCACAACTCGTGTCAAGACGCAGATCTTAATACCTTGAAACAAGACATCCCCTCTGTAGTTTGGATTGCAACACAGAGCCGGCAGGCCGGAAGCACAACTGCCACAGTTAGTCTGCAGCAGCCAGATCTCCCATCAGTGATCTTCTCTACACAGGTGGAATAAGGTCACAGGATTCTTTCAACAAGCATGGCATGTATTGTTCTGTGTGCACATCACACTGTTAAAGTTTGCATTTACGTCAGCACAGCAAGATCATCAGAGATAAATCTAGGCGCAAGGCCAGTATGTTGCTCGTGTCTTAACAGTTGGTACATTTCATCATAAAAACCTTTGAGCGCTTTGGTTGAAACAACATGTGcatttggcttttttttcttcttttttttcctaaaGATTTTTGACTGTTGTTGTGGGCAacagaaacatttgtttatCTACGCATGTGAGGGCACTTCTAACATTCTGTTCATCCAGTGAGAGGATCTATATCCATTTATACTCCTCTTAAGTTCCAGACTAGTAAACTATGCTCAGAAATCAGTAGGCCACCCGCctcaggaaggaaggaagtctCTCAGGTCGCTCTTCTGACAAGGCTGTTGGCTCTAGTTGACAACATACGAGacagaaataaaattaaatgcGGGGAAGGTGGGGTTAATAATGTTAAGTCTGTGGAGTCCTCTGTCACTAAAGTAGCTTTGTGTGTGCGTCCGAGTGTCTTTATTTGCCATATGTGTTTCAGTGCGTGTCCCTTCGCGTCAGGGCTCCTCAGTTTGTGTCCATGTGGTCTTCGGCTGCTTCTGGGGCTCCACCCAGCGAGGCCGAGGGCTGAGGTTTGGAGGGGGCTTCCTCGTCTCTGCGCTGATAAAACAGCACATAGGCTGCTTTAGTCTGCAAGGGGCGACACAGATACGATTACCATACAAAAACAGGGACACTCGACACCAAGGACAGAAAGCCAAGAAGGCAGAGGGCTTATCTTCATCAAACATCGGTCactgataaaaacacacacacacaaggatcTCCAAATACTGCATCTCTAAAGGGGTTTTCAAGTGCATGATAACcagatttattaacatttaagaGTCACATTAAAAACTCACCACAATCTGGTCCTCTGAGGCAGAGGAGACACTGCTGTCATCAAAGTAATACCACTTTCCATCAACTTTATTCTTGCCATAAGCTGTGTCTGTTAGAGGGAAAGAACTGTTAAACAAACAGCTATTCATTATCATATCATTTGTTTATCCaggaagagataaaaaaaatctcACACCAGTTCACTATGAATggacaaagcaaacaaaaaaaaaagacttaacATGAGTGCACAAACAACAAAGATGTGTGAGGAACTTTGCCAAAATCCATAGAGACACAGACCATATGTTGagacacattgtgtgtgtgtgtgtgtgtgtgtgtgtgtgtgtgtgtgtagtgataTTAACCAATCCAGAATAAGGCTAAGTGttatttaaaagattaaaattacaaagtaaaaaatgaaCAGTGACTTACAGTGGCCGCCTCCCATTCCTCCATAGTGGTTTGACACGGCAATAAGGTCGTATACGTAGGGGCTGGCCTTAGGGTCGCACACAAACTCCGACATGTTCAGATCCCTGACAAAGAAAATATCATCAGTCGCAGGAAAATTAAAGGGCATTGCCACCACACTGAACCAGAGTTATTAAACTTAgcaagaaataaaaactaaattctcttaaagtcacatttaatgtaaaacatagGATATTGCAATTTTAAGACAACCTTAGTGAGCATGAGTCAGCATTTGTCATCGCAGGATTTCAGTAACGTTTTCTCTGCTTCCTGGTTTCGAGTGGATCAAATGACCCTACAGAGGCTATTGTGTAACACAGTGCCAGGAATAAGACCGACAGAACTTCTCTCTTACAAAAATGCACGGGAATATTTGTACGGTGCAAACTGAAAACAAGTTAATGACTCATGCAGAAGTGAAAGGTTACTTCTGAACGGTATATTAGTTAAACAGACAAGGACAGTAAAACAAAGATGTAATTGTTTGTTGGAGTATGATGCCAGTGTCCTGAGGAAAGGGTCCATGTgttgaaaatacaataaatatagcATTTCCTTTATTTCAGACCTCAGGTCACCTTGTTGTGAATTAGACTACAGCTCCCCCTAGTGTAAAAGAAGTGCCACTGATACTGCAGTGTTTCTCAGGCAGTcttcaaatgtcaaacaatatTCTTCAAATTGAGTGAAATAAAGTGCATCCACAGATCATTTCCCCCCCAACATGATCTGTGTTTCAAATTGATTtcacaaagaaaatattaattactACAATTTTGCACCTGATGGCCAAAATCAATAACACTGCTTTTCTAAAAGAATTGCATAAGTTGTGGTAATATTGAAAACACTAAAAAAAGAACTTTCAGATATTCAGTCATAATGTTTCTGATATCATGTGAGATTTAAAGACTCTACACAGACTGTTCACTTTCAGAGGTGACCTTTTCTCATCTGGAACGACTACAAAGTCACAATAGTGCCTTTTCTCTTCATCAGACTTCTTACACTTATTCACTATAATGTTAACAAGCAATACCTGATGGGAAAGTCCACTATTGTGTCCAGCTTGTCCCTCCAGCACCGGTTGTAGGAGAACCGCTTTAGATGAACTACCAGAATGCGAGGCAGTGACCACAAGTCAAACTTTTTTGTGGCCTGTTGGTGTTTCTTACACGTTGGACAATAcctgcaataaaaaaagattgtgaatgaatgaaaaagataAGAGACAAACGTGGTGGCTTGACACTGAACTAGGCTGTAGTGGTCGTGAACCCTTACCATGGATCGTGTTCTCCAAGTGTCTCCATGGTTGTAAAGAGCTCGATGCATTCCGTCAGAGCCACGGTGGCTTTCTTCTTTTGGGGCTGGAGCATGCTTTCGTGCTTCTCATAGGCCTGCACACAATATTCacatataaagaatataaatagaCGGTTTGCTTATATTGTCACAGGATTCTGTTCTGATGAATATCAAACTACTGACCTCTGCTTCCTGCTCATCGTAACACAGTTTCTTTGACTCCGTGTCCCAGTCAATTGCCACCGTGGAATGTGCTGCAGAGAAGAGGAGTTGGGAGAGGCTGTGTCAACACAAAGTggcttttaaatataaaactatcAATGCAGCAAGTTCAAAAGATTAACACTGACGATTAAGTTTGAGGACATTTCCATCACAGGGCAGCGGGCTGATGTTAGCTGTTCCGTAAGAGTTGACTATGCTGAAAGTGAAGAGCTTGGCTGGCGAAGAGCTCGGCTTGGCTGCTTCTCCTTTAGATCCATTTTCCAAGTCAGAGGTCTCCTCTTCGTCCTCTTCGGAGTGGCCGTTCTCTGGCTCTGGACTCACCTGGTGGTCCATGGCTTCCTCTTCACCTGAACAGACACCAatgaaatattttgttttgcacGGCTGAtcaatgtttacattcatttaaatatggtGATAGATAACGTTGGCTGCTTACCATCATATAGTCCATTCGTTTCATTGCAGGTCCCCGAGTGGTTGCTGCCGTTACTGGAGCTGGCACTGCACGAGGCCCCGTCTGACTGGGGGCTGCCACAGCCACCCAGGCTGGCATTGATACTAGACGATGTGGAACATTCAGGAGCCTGGCTGCAGCTGGCAAAGGCCGCTGAGGCTGAGGCTGAGGCTGAGGCTGAGGCTGAGGCTGaggctgaagctgaagctgaggCTGAGGCCCTACTTTCACCGTTAGGGCTCTGGGATTGTTTGACATAGCGCCTGCAACAGGGAACAGAGGAGATTAGTTCATCAGAAAATACACTCCAAACTCGCTTTTTATTAGCAGTCACACTGCGTGCGGTTTCCTTTGTTACTATCCACACAGTATGTCCTTACCCAATCCTCTCTAGGATCTTGTCATAAAGAACGTCTGCTATGAGGTTGTGTCTGGGCACAGTGATGAGTAAAGGCTGGCCAAACAGCATGGTGCTCGTGGAACTTCCTGCATGTTTGGAGTGGCGCTCCCTGAAATATACAGGCAGGCtcatcttctcactgtcctcttCCTGTACCTCATACCTGCAAagagcaacaacacaaacattacacacacacctagtaTTAAACTGTAACCACAGAAGACATCTCATCCTTTAGTCAACAAAGAGACTTACACAAAGATGTCATCTTTTTCCATTATTTGGTTGAGGCCATCATCCCGTCTGTAGATTTTATGGAACCTATGATTGTAAACGTCAGCAACCACCATCTAGAAAGAGAATTGAAAGCACATACTGTTTCCATTTCAACCCAAGACAAAGACAACGTAAAGCtagaagtgaaagaaaaaacaaaggtGGGGGAAGTTCTTACATTTTCAGGGGGGAATCCACAGAGTTTGGACAAGGCGCTGCACAGGTCTGTCACTGCACCCAGTTTTGGGACCACCACTCGATACTGTCGggcaaagacaaagagagatatTAGTGAAGACTAGTTAAAGGATTCAGCATTCAGAGCCAACTCTGTTTATAAAAACTGTATTCATTAGTATTAGTTTATTTCTAGTTGTTTAAGTCTAGAGCAATAACCCTAGAGCTTAATTCcatctcacctgtgtgggtctCGACTGAGGGTCTGATCGCACCAGGAAAACCTCCATTGTACGGTCCTTCTTCATGGGCAGAGGCAGTGTGAGGTAGCAGaatgggtcaaaggtcaccgaCACCTTGGAGCACTCTGGGCACACCAAAGTGGATTTGAAGAGGCCGTGGAAAATATCAACTATAATAGAGTCATTGCGCAAGCGGTGGTTCGTCAGGGCTTCCTGTGCAACAATCTGTAATTCCACAACCAAGAGAAAAACTTTCATTAAGATACAGATTTTAAAACctcaggaaaaaaagagagtgcAACTTGATATTGTAAAGTGAattcattaaaagcattttgttcttctgttctaaTAAAACAGTGTAGATCAAAGCACACTATGTGCagcttcaaaacaaaagcctctGCTATGTCTTGCAGCTCAGTAAAATCTCGTTAAAATTTAAAAGACAATTTCCCAAATCAAAATACAACAAAGCCGTGAGTGCTGTGGATATAAATATTTAAGTGGCATTGTATTAGATCAGACTGAGCCTTTGAAAGTAGTTTTTAGTTTTGAGAAATAAACGGCTCCAGTACCGCGCCTATTTTATGTATGCACTATACCTCGTCTTGACGTCCCTCTGCATCCCTCACGGCCAGGTAAGGCTTCTTCTTGACTCGGTTCAGATCTTCATGAAGCCCGTCGAGCAGAAAGGCCAACAGCTCCTGCGAGTCCTGCTGCTGGTAGCCTGAAAACTGAGGGGCAAAACGACCAACCTGGGtctggaaacaaaacagaagataGCTTTTATCAACTTTGTGTGAAGGATTATGAATGTATAACTTTcaatctgtatacgttcatttCAGATGAACTTGTTTGGCACAACTCACTTTGAAGGTACGCGGGGCCACATAGCTGCTGCGACTCATCCACATCTGCTTTACTAGATCTGCGTAGGCCTCTGCAATCTCGCCCCTCATTCCCAGGGGATTCTCTCGGTTAATCTCTGCCTCATACTGGTCATTGAGGAAGTACTCTGTGAGTGGAGATGCATTGCTCAGGcactggaagaagaagaattaaaacTAGATTAtgcgggggaggggggggaaacaaaaaaacaaacatggcaaaGGACTTTCTgtgaataaataatgtaactgtagcatcagttgtttgttttttacctgGAGGGCAGAGTTCATGAAGCATGTGTTGCCCAAATTACTGAGACCACACAAACCAGGCTGTGACTGTGACTCTCTGTAGTTGTAGGAGGAACTGTAGGAATTGTAGCCTCCCAATCTGTTGGAAGAGCAGCTCTGTTACTGTGGGTATCCTAAAATACACTGTGCTGTGATGAAGCCATATGTTTAAACATGACCCTCAAATACGATAAAATATCAGATTGTCAAAATCCTGGACAAATATATTCCCAAAAACTCATGATCACAGGAgttcatgttacattttaacatttaaatgaggcCCAAATTTACATTTGATCaagttgtacacacacacacacacacacacacacacacacacacacacacacacacacacacacacacacacacacacacacacacacacacacacacacacacacacacacacacacacacacacacacacacacacacacacacacacacacacctcctgctACTCTAAGTATTAAACCACTTCCTGATGTGGTTAGAACTATCAAAAGAACATCAAAGCCTCTTGAATAAGGGGAAGCCATTTCACCTCGTCGGCACTGAATTCAGACGTCATTACTGCAGTTACATCTCATTTCCCTTTAGAACTAAATGTCCTGTCCCTGGATATACTAGTAGCGTGACAAACCTTATGCTGCTCCAAAATGTGTGCATACATCTTTCTCTGTATACTACATACAAAAAATGCTGGTGCTGCTgttagttcactcctctcctatcctccgctctgtctctgactttaggtgtgcgcacatgtgtgtgtgtcgcgaaacagagcggaggagggaatgtgaatgtccaaagcaagaaaaaacaaaaataaacttgaatttcaggggggggcgcggggttctgttgggggggggctgcacaatggtaggggaaatttttatatatatatatatatatatatatatatatatatatatatatatatatatatatatatatatatatatatatatatatatatatatatatatatatatatatatattagcggAGTTGGATAAACTTTAAGGCGTAGGATGCAGCTACATGTACCAAATAAACTGGTAACTGTGTGTATATCCTTATCTAATTAAACAGCGTTTTGCACAATAGTAAATCAACTCTTAAATGCAATAGGATTGAAACTATACTGATGCAGCACTGTAGTGTATATACGTAATTGATACCAGCTGGCTTTCAAATGGGTGTTGACATGCACTGCTCTTCTGGGTGACACATGGTGTTgcatttgaaagaaaacaaacccaATGCATAACAAATGTACAACGGACAAAcgaattaaaacaatgaaaagcaGAAGTATTATAAAAGACAATAATGACATAATGGGCAGAAGAGAAGCACATAGTTGTGTAACATTAAATGTGTCATCTGTCATATATTTTGTTCTTTCAACAAAAACCTCATGCTCTGATGAAGGTCTGTGGGGGCTGAACAGTTAAGTCTGATGTACTGATtcaataaatgtctttaatgcaAGAGTAATGTGCGAAAATCTCCTTTTAATTTCCTCTACAGTACACTGGCATGATAAATATTGGATATGCAAGTTTTGTCATAACAACTGAAAACCACAGGAGCTGAGGCAATAACTGTGACACAAGAACATTAAGGACGTGTTCACACTAGCCTTGTTTAGTCAGGTTGAACTTAATCCTGGAGCGTTTGCCCGCTTCTAAAAGAATGCATCATCCTCCCTTTGGTTTCGATTCAGGAACCAGACCTTTGGGTGTGAACATGTCTGAAGATAGGTTAACTGCTGGTTGCTATGCGTTTGATCCAAACCCATGTGATCATAACAGAAAAGTCCTGCATGTGCCACATAAAGCACACAATAAATGCCAGGAGAGGTAAAAGGACGCTACTCTGTGCAAGGGGTGAAGGGGggataaatcagaaaataaatcttgcCTGTTGCCAGAGGAGGTGCTGTTGTTAAGAGTGTAGCCAGGGCTACAGCTGCTGTCTCCATTGGTTACTGTTGAGGAGATACTGGCTGTTGAGTTGGAGGACAGTTTTGGGGAGGTAGTGAAATTCCTGGATGGGGTTGTACTAGATCTGGTGAGCAAGAGCAAAACCATGTTTTAGAGaagcacatttataaaataCCTCAAACTTTTAAAGTTATGTAAACTTGATAAAGGATGTATATACACTAAGTGTATACTAGGTTACAATTTAACTAACTTTCCAGattaacaaaaccaaaacaacaacaacaaggtaTTTGCTTACTTGGGATGGGAAGCTTGTCTGGGCCACGTGCCATCCTCATTCTTCCGCTCAATCACAAGCACCTGTGGGAAAACAAGCTGAATGAGAGCCAAGATGACACAACTGACCTTCATGTCCGAGCTATCATGTCTCAGGCTTGAATTTAATACTAACAGTTAAACGTGTGCCAAGTGCTGCCGAGCTTTAGCAGCTGCAGGTAGGTCTATCAACCGCGCTTACTTTGATGTGCGAGTAGTCTGTTGTTGACCTTTAGTGTACAGTTTTAGGACAATAGCTGCTGAAATAAATTTAAACGTGGTCTCATACCGTTCTCATAGCAACTACTAGAAAGTAATTGAGTATGGACGCAATAGCATGAACATCTGTAATTAATGTAATTCAATAAAACAGTATTGAATGgtaaaactttaaaactttgGCGTGACAGAGATATTAGCTCAACTCTACAGTCACATTCGAGGCCATAGTTTGTGGTGTTGTTGAATTGGATTGTGTTA contains the following coding sequences:
- the usp4 gene encoding ubiquitin carboxyl-terminal hydrolase 4; this translates as MMAEGGGPEPGGAADSDSEPVAAQMPTPSTENQKQTIGSLLKTTLRKGDEWYLIDSRWFKQWKKYVGFDSWDMYNVGERSLYPGPIDNSGLFSDQETQALKEHLIDELDYVLVPTEAWNKLVSWYGCLEGQRPIVRKVVEHGMFVKHCKVEVYLLELNLCENDNMDNVVTRHFSKADTIDTIEKDMRALFNIPSEKETRLWNKYMSNTYEQLNKPDSTVQDAGLFQGQVLVIERKNEDGTWPRQASHPKSSTTPSRNFTTSPKLSSNSTASISSTVTNGDSSCSPGYTLNNSTSSGNRLGGYNSYSSSYNYRESQSQPGLCGLSNLGNTCFMNSALQCLSNASPLTEYFLNDQYEAEINRENPLGMRGEIAEAYADLVKQMWMSRSSYVAPRTFKTQVGRFAPQFSGYQQQDSQELLAFLLDGLHEDLNRVKKKPYLAVRDAEGRQDEIVAQEALTNHRLRNDSIIVDIFHGLFKSTLVCPECSKVSVTFDPFCYLTLPLPMKKDRTMEVFLVRSDPQSRPTQYRVVVPKLGAVTDLCSALSKLCGFPPENMVVADVYNHRFHKIYRRDDGLNQIMEKDDIFVYEVQEEDSEKMSLPVYFRERHSKHAGSSTSTMLFGQPLLITVPRHNLIADVLYDKILERIGRYVKQSQSPNGESRASASASASASASASASASASASAAFASCSQAPECSTSSSINASLGGCGSPQSDGASCSASSSNGSNHSGTCNETNGLYDGEEEAMDHQVSPEPENGHSEEDEEETSDLENGSKGEAAKPSSSPAKLFTFSIVNSYGTANISPLPCDGNVLKLNPHSTVAIDWDTESKKLCYDEQEAEAYEKHESMLQPQKKKATVALTECIELFTTMETLGEHDPWYCPTCKKHQQATKKFDLWSLPRILVVHLKRFSYNRCWRDKLDTIVDFPIRDLNMSEFVCDPKASPYVYDLIAVSNHYGGMGGGHYTAYGKNKVDGKWYYFDDSSVSSASEDQIVTKAAYVLFYQRRDEEAPSKPQPSASLGGAPEAAEDHMDTN
- the gpx1b gene encoding glutathione peroxidase 1b yields the protein MAAKFYELSAKLLTGETFNFASLQGKVVLIENVASLUGTTTRDYTQMNELHERYAGKGLVILGVPCNQFGHQENCKNEEILLSLKYIRPGNGFQPKIQLLEKVDVNGKDAHPLFVFLRENLPFPSDDPVALINDPKLIMWSPVCRNDVAWNFEKFLIGSDGVPFKRYSRKFLTSAIEGDIKKLLSQAK